From one Erythrobacter sp. HKB08 genomic stretch:
- a CDS encoding TolC family protein: protein MKKTFLKLAAASLLAGTSSAAIAQDDAISMQEAIAIAVETNPEVIQAQMNTEAIQFEREQAQGLYAPRVDIEASAGIRRLENNTRRTLGIADDELYPIEAQAKADWTIFDFGRRRGELLRQASRVDGASLRVVERSEFVALQVARQYLDVLLQQRIYAASVDNAAFHQSLVGDLGKGVSQGSISVADQQQAEERLQAAIVRQEEALQSLEEAKIALRALTGLTVDSVTLPPNLAANMPNTKEAAVGLARTKNPLVREAMADVDAANALAMSAKGDLYPTIGVDLTGRIGDDIDGFSGETNDVMGRVYLRWNIFDGGINRAKYQEMVRRASQARFRLHQVTREAEQDVLNAWTAMQSQRRVGSALERQSQVSDDLLLSYRSQFNIGRRSLLDVLDSQNARYSTQVRRETSRFSELFAQYQVLASTNQFLDALSIAPGAGAGMEERQRFDYGPSLPAETQRRRYAD from the coding sequence ATTGCGATCGCCGTCGAGACCAACCCCGAGGTGATCCAGGCGCAGATGAATACCGAAGCCATCCAGTTCGAGCGTGAGCAGGCCCAGGGCCTCTATGCGCCGCGCGTGGATATCGAGGCTTCGGCAGGCATCCGCCGGCTCGAGAACAACACCCGCCGCACGCTCGGCATTGCCGATGACGAGCTCTATCCGATCGAGGCGCAGGCCAAGGCCGACTGGACGATCTTCGACTTCGGTCGTCGTCGCGGCGAGCTGCTGCGCCAGGCCTCGCGCGTCGATGGTGCATCGCTGCGCGTCGTCGAGCGTTCGGAGTTCGTCGCACTGCAGGTTGCAAGGCAGTATCTCGACGTGCTGCTCCAGCAGCGCATCTATGCCGCCTCGGTCGATAATGCCGCCTTCCACCAGTCGCTCGTCGGCGACCTGGGCAAAGGCGTCAGCCAGGGCTCGATCAGCGTAGCCGACCAGCAGCAGGCCGAAGAGCGGCTGCAGGCCGCGATCGTGCGCCAGGAAGAAGCGCTGCAGTCGCTCGAAGAGGCGAAGATCGCCCTTCGCGCGCTGACCGGCCTGACGGTCGACAGCGTGACCCTGCCGCCGAACCTTGCGGCCAACATGCCCAACACCAAGGAAGCTGCCGTGGGCCTTGCGCGCACGAAGAACCCGCTGGTGCGCGAGGCGATGGCCGATGTCGATGCAGCCAATGCGCTGGCCATGTCGGCCAAGGGCGATCTCTATCCGACCATCGGCGTCGACCTGACGGGCCGCATCGGTGACGATATCGACGGCTTCAGCGGCGAGACCAACGATGTGATGGGCCGGGTGTACCTGCGCTGGAACATCTTCGACGGCGGGATCAACCGCGCGAAGTACCAGGAAATGGTGCGCCGTGCCTCGCAGGCCCGCTTCCGTCTCCACCAGGTGACCCGCGAAGCGGAGCAGGACGTGCTCAATGCATGGACTGCGATGCAGTCGCAGCGCCGCGTGGGTTCTGCGCTGGAACGCCAGTCGCAGGTCAGCGACGACCTGCTGCTGTCCTATCGCAGCCAGTTCAACATCGGGCGGCGCTCGCTGCTCGACGTGCTGGATTCGCAGAATGCGCGCTACAGCACGCAGGTGCGGCGCGAGACTTCGCGCTTCTCCGAACTTTTCGCGCAGTACCAGGTCCTCGCCTCGACGAACCAGTTCCTCGACGCCCTCAGCATCGCGCCCGGCGCGGGTGCGGGCATGGAGGAGCGCCAGCGGTTCGACTACGGGCCGAGCCTGCCTGCCGAAACGCAGCGTCGGCGATACGCCGACTGA